Genomic DNA from Trichoderma asperellum chromosome 5, complete sequence:
CGAAGCTGACAGTTGATGGCCAACCCATCACTGTGAACTGGTTCCAAAAATGGGAGAAGCTCGAGCAGCTGGCCATGCCAACGACAGGCTACACAATCAAATACAGCCGTAGACTCAATCCCTCCAGGGACGGTGCCTTTCCTCGGGCAAGCGAAAACGAGGCCGTTACTGGGGTCAACTACACAGCTTCCgaaacaaaagcaatacTTGGCTCGCTTTCAGACGGCTGTGACTACGAAATCGCAGTTAGCGTTCAAACAACTGTGGGAATGTCGGCATGGAGCCCCATTGTCGTGGACCACACTGCCAAGATGCCATCTGTAGCTTCCGAGATGATCCATTTCTTGAACAAGAATAGGGACAAGTTATCAGAAGCGACTCCGGAAAAGTCTCTTAAGCCAGGTGACATCCCACGAAGCAAGCCGTGGGGCCTATATTCTCCCGGCAAAGGGAGTGGCAAGGATACACTTTCTCTTGGCCTCACCGAAGTGGCGCGGCGCTATAGCACAGAAAACCGATTTCAAGGCGAGATTGCTATTCGCATCGTCGACGTCGCCGCAGACTTCAAGCCCAAGATCAAGGCTGCACCAATAGAAGCTCAAAATAAGACTGTAGTGGTTGTGTTTGCGGGCACCAGTGGCCATGGTAAGAGCACGCAGATCAATGCCTTCATCTCATACCTGCTTAGCGGCGAAGTCGACGATCTGGCACGTATTTTCGTCATCGACGACTGCAGTGCCAAGCAGTCCGAGTCCGTGACACAAATCGTCACCTACTTCCGCATCCGACCACTATCATCACTTTTCCAGGGCAAAACGCTGCTCATCGTCGACACGCCTGGCTATGGTGACTCCTGGGGCGTTGAACGCGATGCTTTTGTCACAACGACCATGTCCGAGTTCTTCAAGACAGTCGATCACGTTaatgccatcatcctcaCCTATCGTGCCAACGAGGTCCGCAACACGGTTCTCAGCCCTGTGTCGACGTATGTGTTCTCGCTctttgccaaggatgttCGCAGCTGCCTGCGCACCGTCTACACCTTTAGCGATGCCGGGTCCCCTCTCGCTGACGGCGCCTTGCAACAGCTTGGATGTTGCCTACCTTGGGGATGGACAAATATATATGGATATTCTCTACCATTCTACAAAATTTAATGCCTAGATCCATCTCAtagatacatgtactcatGTGTCATAATAGCATATACGTCCGTTCTCGGTAATGGTATTTAAGACCTCTGCGTCAGCTAAAATCAAGGAGACCGTCTTGACCGTACCAAGCTAAAAAGTCCTCTCTTAATTCCATCCCATCAGTATCTGTAATACAACCTTGACTATACAGCGTTCTTGTCGCCTGAAATCACCACATTGAGCTCTAGTTGCAGGTTTTCCTTTGGCACCTCGTGCCAGTGTTCCAATACTTCATCTTCTGGCATAAACCCAGAGCTGCTCGTCCAAGTTGCCGTTGCTAAAGTTCCTTGTACGAAATACCGAAATCCATGCCAATATTTTCCCATTCCCAGCTCTGCCACGAGTTCCATTTCTCTTAGTACAGGCATCTGCAAGGCCACGCGTGCCGCAGCGAGGTATAACCGCTGTATGGCTAGAGTTGCAATATCTAGATTAGGCAACGATGCCTCTGTCGAGACACTACCAAAATATACTGAGGCTGCACTCTCAGAGGATGATTCATCTCTATATGGGTCGGGAAGGAACAGTATTTCACCCCAGGGATCAAACGGTGGGTAATGTAAGATGAAGTAGACGAGTCGGTTCCATCGCGGCTCTGTTAAACCCGCAGGGAATGTTCGAGGAAAGAATATTTCATCGCTGACTGGAATCATGTGAATGCTGAAATCTTTAACGCTTTGAGATAGGACATGAAAGGACTTTGAAAGCCTGTCTTCCCCTTCTCTCAAAATCTCAGTAGCCGTAGATAATAGAGCCTGGCCATGAATGTCATAGTGCGAGTCCCAGAATTCAAATTCATCGATTGGATGGCCGACCCGAGACACAGCATCGGCAATATCTATTACCCCAAGTATTACTAAATTGAGTATTTGTttaagaggaagaaggctAGAAGAATTACCATTTCGCATGGTCGCAAATTGCAACGTTTTCCACCAATCGAGCGCCACAGCCGTTGTTGCTGGTAGCTTCGCCAACAAAGCACAAATGGCCACCACAGAGAGATTTCTCTCTCGATACGATGGAATGGACATTCCGAGTTTAGTTATGGCTACAGCAGGGGGCAATCGCGCAATGCGCTCGAGATCAGTCAGCTCCGCACCGATTGTTTATACCTGGGTTCCCATTGACCTAGCGGTAGACATATCCCGCGCAGCTCAGCAGGCGGCTCCTCAGGCGGTAAAGGCACGTAAAAAATGAGCTCGACACCACCTTTGTGCACCTCGACCGCATTCCACTGGCTCAGAGACTGTAGAAATGCTTCCAACACTACTTAAAATGCCTAGTTGTTCCGTAGCTTCTCATCATCAGTCTCCCTGCTTCGCCACGGCCCAGGATCAGGCAGCTTGATGTGGAGCCGGATGCTGCGCACATACGCGCGGCGCCGTGCCGTCACGATGGAGTTGAGCCGTGAATGTCGATGCAAGTCAAGATGCAGATAGGCAAAAATCTCTCGCTCTGTTGCCAAAAGCGGCTAACGCTGGCATAATGACGAGCGTCTGGGTGATCTGTTCCAGAACTCAGGAGGAAGGGCTTCGAGGCCGGGGCGAGGATCGTGAGTTAGAAAGAATATAATGCGCTGTAAGATTCCGGGAGCAAGAAGGACAGGTGCTATGATGATTGATTCTCTTAAGGTGACAAGTGCCTTAGTTCAATGTGAGGAAGAGTCTGCTCAATGTGGTTGTTAGGGGCTCTTATACTGGAGCCTTGCAGCTTTTAGTTTACGCGTGCCCACATTTGGTAAAATACAGCACCTGGGGCGTGAAATTTAATCCTTGCTGCTTGCAGAGCCAAGGATTGCTTCACTGGCTCCATTAGTACGCATAGTGTATGTACAGGCACTACATATCCTTCATGCTATCAATAGTCcaactttatagtattaaaggCACAGGATATATTCAAGAGTTTTATtcaagaataagaaaaataaagtaatactAAAGCAAATAAACATACCACCTGTAACACAAATTGATGGAACAAAGTGGCCTGTAAGATAATGGGCCACTTAATTACAAGCCTCGGAAATCCAAGAACTCTAACATAACCTCATAGCCGGCAGAAGCATTTGTCGACAACATTGAGGCATGACCCGTATTCGGCTGCAGATAGTAGGTAAGGTCGTCTATGGCCACGCCCGGATAAAGCTGGCGAGCAAAGGCTTCGCTATAGATACCGCTGCAATTACCATTACATACGAAATTATCAAACTCGCCAACAAAAAACTGTGAGAGAAAATGGGTTAGTCATCTTGGTTTTATTTAAGCATTTTGGAGACCGCCAAAGTATGACTCTGCTCCAAACTCACCATTAACGGGCCTTTATAATCGGGTGCGGGTGCGAGTGGGTTGCCATCTTCAGACGAGTACTCGCCTACGGCTTCGGGTTGCTTTATACTCTCGGCGTAGGTGAGCAGCGCTGGGTCCAAAGTGGCCTTTTGGAAAAACAGCTTCTGAAGAGTTTCCTCATTATCCAAAACGAAATATCCCGAGCCATATTCAGCAAAACGGACGGGATCGCTCTCTTTAGCGAATGCGTGATTGTAATTCAAGACGTTCAGTGGATCGGTGGCCTCTATATTGTTAGGGTAAAGACCTGTAAAAATGGCGCCGTCGATAAGATCGGGGTGGTTGGTAAGCATGAGCGAGTTTATATATGAGCCAAACGAGTGGCCGATATGAACAATCTTGGTAGGTAGGAAGTCGAACTCGGCGCTTGCGTTGTTGGTAGCTGACGGTGCCTTGGAGGAGCTCAATAGGTTTCCGCTGCGGGCGATTTTAGTCAGGCCTGCCAAGATTTCAATTTCCACTGGAATCTGGACATCATCATAAGCGTCTGGCTTCTCGGATCTACCGGTGCCAAGTCGGTCGTAAGA
This window encodes:
- a CDS encoding uncharacterized protein (EggNog:ENOG41), with amino-acid sequence MLPKAPTAPKLTVDGQPITVNWFQKWEKLEQLAMPTTGYTIKYSRRLNPSRDGAFPRASENEAVTGVNYTASETKAILGSLSDGCDYEIAVSVQTTVGMSAWSPIVVDHTAKMPSVASEMIHFLNKNRDKLSEATPEKSLKPGDIPRSKPWGLYSPGKGSGKDTLSLGLTEVARRYSTENRFQGEIAIRIVDVAADFKPKIKAAPIEAQNKTVVVVFAGTSGHGKSTQINAFISYLLSGEVDDLARIFVIDDCSAKQSESVTQIVTYFRIRPLSSLFQGKTLLIVDTPGYGDSWGVERDAFVTTTMSEFFKTVDHVNAIILTYRANEVRNTVLSPVSTYVFSLFAKDVRSCLRTVYTFSDAGSPLADGALQQLGCCLPWGWTNIYGYSLPFYKI
- a CDS encoding uncharacterized protein (EggNog:ENOG41) produces the protein MPTNKRRSLRSKNKESIRPSHALYCKLTAKQHAMGGILPLVSLGALFLASTTASAPTDSATASATKLCVQLQIPVPVVATNYHYDQPQVDSSIDAMDWTVNVTTWSSSNFTARITGRVDINKTFEIGAQLCVPSQKTSKAGILQITTPGLGFGREYFDVEVDPRQYSYVDAAINKGYSILSYDRLGTGRSEKPDAYDDVQIPVEIEILAGLTKIARSGNLLSSSKAPSATNNASAEFDFLPTKIVHIGHSFGSYINSLMLTNHPDLIDGAIFTGLYPNNIEATDPLNVLNYNHAFAKESDPVRFAEYGSGYFVLDNEETLQKLFFQKATLDPALLTYAESIKQPEAVGEYSSEDGNPLAPAPDYKGPLMFFVGEFDNFVCNGNCSGIYSEAFARQLYPGVAIDDLTYYLQPNTGHASMLSTNASAGYEVMLEFLDFRGL
- a CDS encoding uncharacterized protein (EggNog:ENOG41) is translated as MSIPSYRERNLSVVAICALLAKLPATTAVALDWWKTLQFATMRNDIADAVSRVGHPIDEFEFWDSHYDIHGQALLSTATEILREGEDRLSKSFHVLSQSVKDFSIHMIPVSDEIFFPRTFPAGLTEPRWNRLVYFILHYPPFDPWGEILFLPDPYRDESSSESAASVYFGSVSTEASLPNLDIATLAIQRLYLAAARVALQMPVLREMELVAELGMGKYWHGFRYFVQGTLATATWTSSSGFMPEDEVLEHWHEVPKENLQLELNVVISGDKNAV